Genomic window (Enterobacteriaceae bacterium 4M9):
TTTTTGCGCGGGTGTAAGAGGAGATATCGTGAGTGACGGTGAAAGTACCGTAAGCACCGGAGCCTTTGGCGTGCATACGTCGCTCCGGGATAACTTCACGATCAAAGTGCGCCAGCTTTTCAAGGAACCAGACATCCTGCAACAGCATGGGACCGCGTTTTCCGGCCGTAGCGACGTTATTGTTATAAGCTACGGGAGCGCCGGAGGCGGTGGTTAATCCTTTCTTGCTCATCATTAGTCTCCTTGGGAGTAAGATTTTTGAAAGTCGTGCGTGAGTCAGACGGGGTGGCCTGTCACCGACATTCTTTACCGTTGACTTGTTTGCGGCAATTCGGCTTTTTCTATTACAGTCATACCCTTTCTCTGTCAGACGAGGCGAGGAGTTTTTGAATATATTACAAAAATCGGAGATTTTACCTGTCCATCAGCACGTTATGCGTGCAATTACCGATTGCTGCGAAATATCCTTCCGTAATGTGACGTGGAGCTAATTAATGATAAAAATCGACATGCTGTCCACCGGTGACGAAGTGCTTCACGGTCAGATAGTGGATACCAATGCTGCCTGGCTTGCGGACTATCTGTTCAGTCAGGGGTTGCCAATGTGTGGGCGCAGCACGGTAGGGGATGCGCTCGATGCGCTGGTTGCGGCATTGCGCGAACGCAGCCAGCACGCGGATGTCCTGATTGTTAACGGCGGGCTGGGGCCGACCAGTGACGATCTGAGCGCCGAAGCGGCGGCCATGGCGCTGGGCCAGCCGCTGGTGGAAAACGCCGAATGGCTGGCGCGCATGACGCAGTATTTTGCCGAGCGTGGCAGAGAAATGGCACCGTCTAATCGCAAACAGGCACAGCTGCCTGCCGGTAGCGAGATGATTGATAACCCGGTTGGTACTGCCTGTGGGTTTGCTATTACGCTCAATCACTGCCTTATTTTTTTTACGCCGGGTGTTCCCTCTGAATTTAAGGTGATGGTAGAACAGCAAATCGTGCCGCGTCTGCGTGCGCGTTTTACGGTTACCGAGCCACCGCTGTGTCTGCGCCTGACGACGTTCGGGCGCGGTGAGAGCAGCCTGGCACAGCAGCTCGATACGCTCACGC
Coding sequences:
- a CDS encoding nicotinamide mononucleotide deamidase-related protein YfaY, which encodes MIKIDMLSTGDEVLHGQIVDTNAAWLADYLFSQGLPMCGRSTVGDALDALVAALRERSQHADVLIVNGGLGPTSDDLSAEAAAMALGQPLVENAEWLARMTQYFAERGREMAPSNRKQAQLPAGSEMIDNPVGTACGFAITLNHCLIFFTPGVPSEFKVMVEQQIVPRLRARFTVTEPPLCLRLTTFGRGESSLAQQLDTLTLPADVVLGYRSSAPIIELKLTGPAARREEMLRVWQDVKREAGDSLLFEGTAGLAAAVGELLATRGQSLAVSEQFTNGLLCWQLGDSGVTPICAEVLPAQVETLERSLQRAADYAARTRADVVLLVAQAGDDSINYVIHSAQGAQGVRAGFSLSNRAQRVHQDTCAVMALNLLRRWLSGEPLRAHYGWVHVYEHIVTP